The following are encoded together in the Lathyrus oleraceus cultivar Zhongwan6 chromosome 3, CAAS_Psat_ZW6_1.0, whole genome shotgun sequence genome:
- the LOC127130313 gene encoding rRNA (cytosine-C(5))-methyltransferase NOP2C, with protein sequence MNVLSMYLVTVMPVVLEDIFNFNSMPTNAYREGKIYGIDASSGAAVMALGISPGDHVLDLCAAPGAKLCMILDLLGDSGSVTGVDAARHRLAACRTMLQKYKLGDRCRLFVADGTTFSVIPEGFRSDSESYESRSEERMDVFKEWTSRRPWKERKKAKKCATPQVVSKSHPPELIYYGQHSGVIGLTKGELYKTVAENEIAGYGYDKVLVDAECTHDGSVKHIQKFEHWGWVTLQRRVLDAERTDNLHALQAKTCYSLDL encoded by the exons ATGAATGTTCTTAGTATGTATTTGGTAACCGTTATGCCTGTTGTATTGGAAGACATATTCAACTTCAACTCTA TGCCCACTAATGCATACCGAGAAGGAAAG ATATATGGTATTGATGCATCTTCTGGAGCTGCTGTTATGGCTTTAGGCATATCACCGGGGGATCATGTGTTGGACCTATGTGCCGCACCTG GTGCTAAACTTTGTATGATATTAGACCTTCTTGGTGATTCGGGCTCTGTAACTGGAGTTGATGCTGCAAGGCATCGGTTGGCAGCGTGTAGAACAATGTTGCAGAAGTATAAACTGGGTGATAGATGTCGGCTTTTTGTTGCTGATGGAACAACATTTTCAGTTATTCCTGAGGGGTTTCGTTCTGATTCTGAATCAT ACGAGTCTAGATCGGAAGAAAGAATGGACGTGTTCAAGGAGTGGACATCTAGAAGACCATGGAAAGAAAGGAAAAAAGCAAAGAAGTGTGCCACTCCACAAGTGGTGTCTAAGTCTCACCCTCCTGAACTCATATATTATGGACAGCATTCTGGAGTTATTGGTCTTACTAAAGGAGAATTATATAAGACTGTAGCTGAAAATGAGATTGCAGGCTATGGCTATGACAAA GTCCTTGTGGATGCAGAATGTACTCATGATGGTTCAGTTAAACATATTCAAAAGTTTGAACATTGGGGCTGGGTAACTCTTCAACGTCGTGTGCTGGATGCTGAGAGGACGGATAATTTACATGCTCTTCAGGCAAAGACTTGTTATTCTCTTGATCTATAA